In one window of Anser cygnoides isolate HZ-2024a breed goose chromosome 3, Taihu_goose_T2T_genome, whole genome shotgun sequence DNA:
- the LOC106038195 gene encoding zinc finger protein 11-like, producing MRSRAVVEAEQGLLAGSAERAGPGLGPEMAGELAGLGPAGLGPAGLSPAAESESDVFEIMLPITILVLSDDDCLCNETEEQTVTVPELKKEDNQEAGFSTNILLESNTAPSDASSGLSVSEGKEIAADKDDCVKYSEEKRVDESLCNELMLSLSDQCDASKDKCNQNGLPTSPLKADLDEINETSDRKECVDNDTCQKIPLLAAADSEGRDVTINTGEQMILAVVCKDEEEHADVANVLSAGSQEKQLEIPTEMEATVKVEDTDSSMNGSNEADNKTSKSGKFEALSSVLEHGLKEEPEPTQSHSALFANRYSPTSEELLKDTGDLEMNASISAESSATEEHIYKSLTPFSKKRHQQQYIVSPHESPNEIQGQQEGLAWPSNSLNIKPFSEASCSINKHEKINLKCRFCSSVYKCAALLKRHVHSAHKDKKIHKCCFCKRTFFFSVNLKNHIKFHKKMTRLRKVRKNRMNARKVRQRRTEERKSETKKKESKYKKFFIKIERDFTSLGVPVVFSCRLCLFGSSNPRIFIHHMKGHKERPPYQCPQCDYSCISLSYMLNHMYWHAGYKLYKCRFCTFFSLYFASMVRHSYIHTGAKPYSCEFCQSAFTSTSGLKRHRRLHAGEGTCQGPQLDFVHERKRSRRPSKSYTCDECNIVFYTRGHLSFHKKFHEQFKVTDNGYTNQSNEYKNEACEFDSDSQDRVSLSDKDNSLTGGLCKMLASEVDFEQADDEQDDKKIYSGNIFPESSHGSNTLPIFGSRSEVLDSYEMDAVVCKEDPLFSPDSSEWQVKDGDWQAEDDYEDAAYYTSEDTWPSSLSMYKTYRCQYCDYATAVRSNFKVHLKMHTDEGPFVCQECNKTFKTSDHLQRHRLLHVENQYEFGTCLYMDSRLEENLGFHPEMHVGLCPERDFGSTEGSSAVHSMFGSEVYGEQTVIQRDEKNYSLAQSEPQFYQCAECEYATYVLSNLKLHIRTHTGEKPYSCSVCQKKFRTSSHLKRHKIMHFNTEHLKCRKCDYSTDKWLSLKRHLALHSVSESSSAVCLYEQTPLPVKTYTCEECGYTTVRNSNFKQHLRIHTGEKPFKCMQCGVAFRTSSHLKRHVLTHLKLYCRKCDFSTVDKRAFQKHMKAHKKKVQV from the exons ATGCGCAGTCGGGCCGTTGTGGAGGCCGAGCAGGGTTTGCTCGCTGGTAGCGCGGAGCGGGCTGGGCCCGGGTTGGGTCCGGAGATGGCGGgggagctggcggggctgggcccggcggggctgggcccGGCGGGGCTGAGTCCGGCGGCGGAGAGCG aGTCGGATGTCTTTGAAATCATGCTCCCAATTACGATCCTTGTGCTGAGTGATGATGACTGTCTCTGTAATGAGACCGAGGAGCAAACAGTGACTGTTCCTGAGCTGAAGAAGGAGGATAATCAGGAGGCAGGCTTCAGTACCAACATTCTCCTAGAAAGCAACACAGCGCCTTCAGATGCCAGTAGTGGTTTAAGCGTTTCGGAAGGAAAAGAGATTGCTGCAGATAAGGATGATTGTGTGAAATACTCTGAAGAAAAACGGGTTGATGAGAGTTTGTGTAATGAATTGATGTTATCCCTAAGTGATCAGTGTGATGCAAGCAAAGATAAGTGCAATCAAAATGGATTGCCAACATCACCTTTGAAAGCAGACCTTGATGAGATAAATGAAACCAGTGACAGGAAGGAATGTGTTGATAACGACACTTGTCAGAAGATTCCTCTCTTAGCAGCAGCTGACAGTGAGGGTAGAGATGTGACCATCAACACGGGTGAACAGATGATTTTAGCAGTAGTGTGCAAAGATGAAGAAGAACATGCTGATGTTGCAAATGTTCTTTCTGCTGGAAGCCAGGAGAAACAGCTGGAAATCCCCACAGAGATGGAGGCAACTGTTAAAGTGGAAG ATACTGATTCTTCAATGAACGGAAGTAATGAAGCTGACAACAAAACAAGTAAGAGCGGCAAATTTGAAGCCCTGAGTTCAGTTTTGGAACATGGCTTGAAAGAAGAACCTGAACCTACCCAGAGTCATTCTGCTCTGTTTGCAAATAGATATTCCCCTACTTCAGAAGAATTGTTAAAAGATACAGGGGACTTGGAGATGAATGCTTCTATTTCTGCTGAATCAAGTGCTACCGAAGAGCATATTTATAAGTCATTAACACCGTTTTCTAAAAAAAGACATCAGCAACAATATATTGTTTCTCCTCATGAAAGCCCAAATGAAATACAAGGCCAGCAAGAAGGTTTAGCATGGCCCAGTAATAGTCTGAACATCAAACCTTTTTCTGAAGCATCTTGTTCCATaaataagcatgaaaaaataaatttgaaatgcAGGTTTTGTAGTTCTGTATATAAATGCGCTGCACTTCTGAAGAGACACGTTCATTCAGCtcataaagataaaaaaattcataaatgctgcttttgtaaaagaaccttcttcttttctgtcaACCTGAAGAATCACATTAAGTTTCATAAGAAAATGACTAGGTTGCgaaaggtaagaaaaaatagaatgaaTGCTAGAAAAgttaggcagagaagaactgaagaaagaaaatcagagaccaagaaaaaagaaagtaaatacaaGAAGTTTTTCATCAAAATTGAAAGGGACTTTACATCTCTGGGCGTTCCGgttgttttttcctgcagaCTTTGTCTTTTTGGTTCATCAAATCCCAGGATTTTTATTCATCACATGAAGGGACATAAAGAGAGACCACCTTaccagtgtccccagtgtgATTACTCCTGCATTAGCTTATCCTACATGTTAAATCACATGTACTGGCACGCTGGGTATAAGCTGTACAAGTGCAGGTTCTGTACCTTTTTCTCGTTGTATTTTGCAAGCATGGTGAGGCATAGCTACATACATACAGGGGCTAAGCCCTACTCCTGTGAGTTCTGCCAGTCAGCATTCACGAGCACCAGTGGGTTAAAGAGGCACAGAAGATTACACGCAGGCGAAGGAACGTGTCAAGGGCCGCAACTCGACTTTGTacatgagagaaagagaagtcGAAGACCTTCTAAGAGTTACACGTGTGATGAGTGTAACATCGTGTTTTATACAAGAGGACATCTCAGCTTTCATAAGAAATTTCACGAACAGTTTAAGGTGACTGATAATGGTTATACGAATCAGAGCAACGAATATAAAAATGAAGCGTGTGAATTTGACAGCGATTCCCAGGACCGTGTTTCTCTCTCTGATAAAGATAATAGCCTCACTGGGGGATTGTGTAAAATGCTGGCTTCGGAAGTAGACTTTGAGCAGGCAGACGATGAGCAGGACGATAAGAAAATATACTCTGGAAACATATTTCCTGAAAGCAGCCATGGAAGCAATACTTTACCTATTTTTGGGAGTAGATCAGAAGTCCTGGATTCATACGAAATGGACGCTGTAGTTTGCAAAGAAGACCCTCTGTTCAGCCCTGATTCCTCTGAGTGGCAAGTCAAAGATGGTGACTGGCAAGCTGAAGATGATTATGAAGATGCTGCATATTATACATCTGAGGATACGTGGCCTTCCAGTTTGTCTATGTATAAAACGTACAGGTGCCAATACTGTGACTATGCTACTGCTGTTCGTAGCAACTTTAAGGTGCACCTCAAAATGCACACAGATGAAGGACCATTTGTGTGTCAGGAATGCAATAAGACATTTAAAACTTCAGACCATTTGCAGAGACACAGGCTTCTTCATGTAGAGAATCAGTATGAATTTGGCACTTGCCTCTACATGGATAGCCGTTTGGAGGAGAATCTTGGATTTCATCCTGAAATGCACGTAGGTCTGTGTCCAGAAAGAGATTTTGGTTCTACAGAGGGTTCAAGTGCTGTCCATTCCATGTTTGGTTCAGAAGTCTATGGAGAGCAGACAGTTATCCAGAgggatgaaaaaaattattcactaGCACAGAGTGAGCCCCAGTTCTATCAGTGTGCGGAGTGTGAGTATGCTACTTACGTTTTAAGCAACCTTAAACTACACATAAGGACTCACACAGGTGAGAAACCGTACAGCTGCAGCGTTTGCCAGAAGAAGTTCCGTACCTCCAGTCACCTGAAGCGAcacaaaataatgcattttaatacGGAGCACCTCAAGTGCAGGAAGTGTGACTATTCCACAGACAAATGGCTGTCCTTGAAACGGCATCTGGCTTTGCACTCGGTTAGTGAAAGCTCCTCTGCTGTCTGTCTCTACGAACAAACGCCTCTCCCTGTCAAAACGTACACGTGTGAGGAGTGTGGCTATACCACGGTCCGCAACAGCAACTTCAAGCAGCACCTGAGAATTCATACAGGGGAGAAGCCGTTCAAGTGCATGCAGTGTGGTGTCGCTTTCCGCACGTCGAGCCACCTGAAGCGCCACGTGCTGACTCACTTGAAGTTGTACTGCAGAAAGTGTGACTTTTCTACAGTAGATAAAAGAGCTTTCCAAAAGCACatgaaagcacacaaaaaaaaagtacaagtgTAG